One part of the Anaeromyxobacter sp. Fw109-5 genome encodes these proteins:
- a CDS encoding DNA recombination protein RmuC, translating to MDATALLLLALGLALGAVAGFLARSGDARRAAERAVRIAELEATLAAERAGAEEKRALVEDARARLSDAFKALSADALRDSSASFLELARAALGRERAAAEGELARRQEAIGSLLAPVRDALGRLDGELRAIERAREGAYGALTEQLRQVAEAQAQVRGEAANLVKALRAPQARGRWGELQLRRVVELAGMLDRCDFEEQATVEGDEGRLRPDLVVRLPGGRNVVVDAKAPLSAYLEAIEARDDGERRARLADHARQLREHVQQLGRKAYWERLRPAPEFAVLFLPGESFYAAALEADPTLLEASAERQVIVATPTTLIALLKAVAHGWRQAEVAENAEAVAALGRELYKRIADLGGHFARLGRALGGTVEAYNRAVGSLEARVLPAARRFEALSAAPAEAELPELAPLDLVPRDVVAPELADPFAAR from the coding sequence ATGGACGCGACCGCTCTCCTCCTCCTCGCGCTCGGCCTCGCGCTGGGCGCGGTCGCCGGATTCCTCGCGCGGAGCGGCGACGCCCGGCGCGCCGCCGAGCGGGCCGTGCGCATCGCCGAGCTGGAGGCGACGCTCGCCGCGGAGCGCGCCGGCGCGGAGGAGAAGCGGGCGCTCGTGGAGGACGCGCGGGCGCGCCTCTCCGACGCGTTCAAGGCGCTCTCCGCGGACGCGCTCCGCGACTCGAGCGCGTCGTTCCTCGAGCTCGCGCGGGCGGCCCTCGGGCGCGAGCGCGCCGCGGCCGAGGGCGAGCTCGCCCGCCGCCAGGAGGCCATCGGGAGCCTGCTCGCCCCGGTGCGCGACGCCCTCGGCCGGCTCGACGGGGAGCTGCGCGCGATCGAGCGCGCGCGGGAGGGGGCGTACGGCGCGCTCACCGAGCAGCTCCGGCAGGTCGCCGAGGCGCAGGCGCAGGTCCGCGGCGAGGCGGCGAACCTGGTGAAGGCGCTCCGCGCGCCGCAGGCCCGTGGCCGCTGGGGCGAGCTCCAGCTGCGCCGCGTCGTCGAGCTCGCCGGCATGCTCGACCGCTGCGACTTCGAGGAGCAGGCGACGGTCGAGGGAGACGAGGGACGGCTGCGACCGGACCTCGTCGTGCGCCTGCCCGGTGGACGGAACGTCGTGGTGGACGCGAAGGCGCCGCTCTCCGCCTACCTCGAGGCGATCGAAGCCCGCGACGACGGCGAGCGGCGCGCCCGCCTCGCTGATCACGCGCGGCAGCTCCGGGAGCACGTGCAGCAGCTGGGCAGGAAGGCGTACTGGGAGCGGCTGCGCCCGGCGCCGGAGTTCGCGGTCCTGTTCCTGCCGGGCGAGAGCTTCTACGCGGCGGCGCTGGAGGCGGACCCGACGCTCCTCGAGGCGAGCGCCGAGCGGCAGGTGATCGTCGCGACCCCGACCACCCTCATCGCGCTCCTGAAGGCGGTGGCCCACGGCTGGCGCCAGGCGGAGGTCGCCGAGAACGCCGAGGCGGTCGCCGCGCTCGGCCGCGAGCTCTACAAGCGCATCGCGGACCTCGGCGGGCACTTCGCGCGGCTCGGCCGTGCGCTCGGCGGCACCGTCGAGGCGTACAACCGGGCGGTGGGCTCGCTCGAGGCGCGCGTCCTCCCCGCTGCGCGGCGGTTCGAGGCCCTGTCGGCCGCCCCCGCGGAGGCGGAGCTGCCCGAGCTCGCTCCGCTCGACCTCGTGCCGCGCGACGTCGTAGCCCCCGAGCTCGCAGACCCGTTCGCGGCGCGCTGA
- a CDS encoding hydrogenase small subunit — protein sequence MRSEVLGLGTAKGVSRRDFIKVCTTAAAAVGLPAWAGEKMAENVAKGRKPSVIWLHFQECTGCTESLLRTSHPDVGSLILDLVSVDYHETLFAAAGLQIEEALEKAMHENEGKFVLVVEGAIPTKDGGIYCQVGGKKAVDTLSEVAAKAGAVIAIGSCASWGGIPSAEPNPTGATGVPQLLKGKSVVTLPGCPANPYNLLGTVLQYATFGTLPALDDLGRPKFAYGRVIHEDCQRRPHFDAGRFAQAFGDEGHRNGWCLYKLGCKGPQTHANCSLLDFCEVPGAWPVAIGHPCVGCTEQGIGFHVPIYTNLPVERPTAPMAYPAVHPDHDVLGRGNGAIAIGVGSAIAGAVIGAGVMATRKLTAEAEKEEGKE from the coding sequence ATGCGCTCCGAAGTGCTCGGCCTGGGGACGGCGAAGGGCGTCTCCCGCCGCGACTTCATCAAGGTCTGCACCACCGCGGCGGCGGCCGTGGGCCTCCCGGCCTGGGCCGGCGAGAAGATGGCCGAGAACGTGGCCAAGGGGAGGAAGCCCTCGGTCATCTGGCTTCACTTCCAGGAGTGCACCGGCTGCACGGAGTCGCTGCTCCGCACGAGCCACCCCGACGTCGGCTCGCTGATCCTCGACCTCGTCTCGGTCGACTACCACGAGACCCTCTTCGCGGCGGCCGGCCTCCAGATCGAGGAGGCGCTCGAGAAGGCGATGCACGAGAACGAGGGCAAGTTCGTCCTCGTCGTCGAGGGCGCCATCCCGACGAAGGACGGCGGCATCTACTGCCAGGTCGGCGGCAAGAAGGCGGTCGACACGCTGAGCGAGGTCGCCGCCAAGGCCGGGGCGGTCATCGCCATCGGCTCGTGCGCCTCGTGGGGCGGGATCCCCTCCGCCGAGCCGAACCCGACCGGCGCCACCGGCGTCCCGCAGCTCCTGAAGGGCAAGAGCGTGGTGACGCTGCCCGGCTGCCCGGCGAACCCCTACAACCTGCTCGGCACCGTCCTCCAGTACGCCACCTTCGGCACCCTCCCGGCCCTCGACGACCTCGGTCGCCCGAAGTTCGCCTACGGCCGCGTCATCCACGAGGACTGCCAGCGCCGGCCGCACTTCGACGCGGGCCGCTTCGCGCAGGCGTTCGGCGACGAGGGCCACCGCAACGGCTGGTGCCTCTACAAGCTCGGCTGCAAGGGGCCGCAGACGCACGCCAACTGCTCGCTGCTCGACTTCTGCGAGGTCCCGGGCGCGTGGCCGGTCGCCATCGGCCACCCGTGCGTCGGCTGCACCGAGCAGGGCATCGGGTTCCACGTCCCGATCTACACGAACCTGCCCGTCGAGAGGCCGACCGCCCCGATGGCGTACCCGGCCGTCCACCCGGATCACGACGTGCTCGGCCGCGGCAACGGCGCCATCGCCATCGGCGTCGGCAGCGCCATCGCCGGCGCGGTCATCGGCGCGGGCGTCATGGCCACGCGCAAGCTCACGGCCGAGGCGGAGAAGGAAGAGGGGAAGGAGTAG